A DNA window from Maribellus comscasis contains the following coding sequences:
- a CDS encoding amidohydrolase family protein, translating to MKKLYCLIVTIAFFTFTHAQNLSPVLGVGDERPEVYAFINATVVVDYQTEIEDAVLVIKKGKIAGVGKNIVIPDNAVVFDLEGKYIYPSFVDLFTEYGIEKKSSGTSAPRSYFSRQQVFDSKIDGPFYWNDAIKPYQSAIEAFHVNAKDAEDFRKAGFGAVVTQKNDGIMRGVSALVALTDEDEEQVVLSGKAACGYSFDKGSSQMNYPSSLMGAFALIRQTFYDAEWYDSNSDKSVFDASLETVTENKSLPSVFQVRDKINLLDAARLGDEFNIPFIMKGNGDEYQLLDEVVSTGAPLILPLNFPEAPDVDDPYKAILVPLEDLKHWELAPYNPGRLAGKEVEFSFTTEGLKDKKQFRTNLLKAIKCGLSKEHALKALTETPAKLIGCDNMLGSLEKGKLANFLITSSEIFDPECIVYENWVQGRKYVITDSRLPDLKGEYDLALSNNEHFDLVIEGKPGSYSLKVKTGKDKTESGKMLVSENLISLSFPKDKKWVRLSGWMEDEAIEGTGVLPEGKTVTWEMTLEKAGKDKAGKKKDEKLTESGKVIYPFVAYGSEMKPQYKDFVIKNATVWTLENEGIIENADVLVENGKIAQVGKNINAGNVWEIDGTGMHITPGIIDEHSHMALNGTNEGSHAITSEVRMRDVLNPEDATIYRQLAGGVTCSHLLHGSANPIGGQSVLIKLRWGGNPEEMLVKNQVGFLKHALGENVKQSRMPTSQRFPLTRMGVEQSIRDVYARAKEYQQKWEAYDALSEAEKLKTPAPRKDLQLDAIVDEFNEKSFMVCHTYVQSETNMIMKLAQEFDIRPHTLIHNTEGYKVADKMAEAGAAGSVFSDWWNYKYEVIDAIAYNAAIQSNEGVLVCINSDDAEMGRRLNQEAGKIVKYGGLSEIEALKLVTLNPAKILHLDDRMGSIKVGKDADLVLWTDHPLSVYAMPSKTFVDGTVYYDKEKDKEMYNSIQEERSRIINKILAEGGGGKKGLGGSRPPMRVNDQFIYDDEDITDYTIDE from the coding sequence ATGAAAAAACTGTACTGTTTAATTGTAACGATTGCATTTTTTACATTTACGCATGCACAAAATTTATCTCCTGTTTTAGGAGTTGGCGATGAGCGCCCGGAAGTGTATGCTTTTATAAATGCAACCGTAGTAGTCGATTACCAAACTGAAATAGAAGATGCGGTTCTGGTAATTAAAAAAGGTAAAATCGCAGGAGTGGGTAAAAACATTGTTATACCGGATAATGCGGTGGTTTTTGATTTGGAAGGAAAATATATTTATCCTTCGTTTGTCGATCTCTTTACTGAGTATGGAATTGAGAAAAAGAGTTCCGGGACTTCTGCTCCGCGGTCTTATTTCTCAAGACAGCAGGTATTCGATTCCAAAATTGACGGGCCTTTCTACTGGAACGATGCCATTAAACCTTATCAGAGTGCAATTGAAGCATTTCACGTAAATGCGAAAGATGCAGAAGATTTCCGGAAAGCAGGTTTTGGGGCTGTTGTTACTCAGAAGAATGACGGTATTATGAGGGGAGTTTCGGCTTTGGTAGCGTTAACCGACGAAGACGAAGAACAAGTGGTTTTAAGTGGGAAAGCTGCTTGTGGTTACTCTTTTGATAAAGGGAGCTCACAGATGAATTATCCAAGTTCCTTGATGGGAGCTTTTGCTTTAATTCGCCAAACTTTCTACGATGCCGAATGGTACGATTCAAATAGTGATAAAAGCGTTTTCGACGCTTCTTTGGAAACAGTAACCGAAAACAAAAGTTTACCTTCTGTTTTCCAGGTGAGAGATAAAATTAACTTGCTGGATGCAGCCAGGTTAGGAGATGAGTTCAATATTCCTTTTATAATGAAAGGGAATGGTGATGAATACCAGTTGCTTGACGAAGTAGTTTCAACCGGTGCACCGCTGATTTTGCCTCTGAATTTTCCTGAAGCACCTGATGTTGATGATCCTTATAAAGCAATTCTGGTACCTCTTGAAGACTTAAAACATTGGGAACTGGCACCCTATAATCCGGGAAGATTGGCGGGCAAAGAAGTAGAATTTTCTTTTACAACCGAAGGATTAAAAGATAAAAAACAGTTTAGAACGAACTTGCTGAAAGCGATAAAGTGTGGCTTATCAAAAGAACATGCATTAAAAGCTTTAACAGAAACCCCGGCCAAACTGATTGGTTGCGATAATATGTTGGGGTCGCTGGAAAAAGGGAAACTCGCCAATTTTCTGATTACTTCTTCAGAAATATTTGATCCGGAGTGTATTGTTTATGAAAACTGGGTACAGGGCAGGAAATATGTAATTACCGACAGTAGGTTACCGGACTTGAAAGGGGAATACGATTTGGCTTTAAGTAACAACGAGCATTTTGACCTTGTAATAGAAGGAAAACCCGGTTCATATTCTTTAAAGGTAAAAACCGGGAAAGATAAAACCGAATCAGGGAAAATGTTGGTCTCAGAAAATTTAATTTCTCTTTCTTTTCCGAAAGATAAAAAGTGGGTTCGCCTTTCTGGTTGGATGGAAGATGAAGCAATAGAAGGAACAGGTGTTCTTCCCGAAGGAAAAACCGTTACATGGGAAATGACTTTGGAAAAGGCCGGGAAAGACAAAGCCGGCAAAAAGAAAGATGAAAAATTAACTGAATCCGGGAAAGTAATATATCCGTTTGTAGCCTACGGAAGTGAGATGAAACCACAGTACAAAGATTTTGTCATTAAAAATGCTACAGTGTGGACTTTGGAAAATGAGGGAATTATTGAGAATGCAGATGTCCTGGTAGAAAATGGAAAAATTGCGCAGGTTGGAAAAAATATCAATGCAGGAAATGTTTGGGAGATTGACGGAACCGGGATGCACATCACTCCGGGGATAATAGATGAACATTCACACATGGCATTGAATGGGACTAACGAAGGTTCACACGCAATTACTTCAGAAGTGCGGATGCGAGATGTTTTAAATCCTGAAGATGCAACAATTTACCGTCAGTTGGCTGGCGGAGTCACCTGTTCACATTTATTACATGGTTCTGCAAACCCAATTGGGGGCCAATCCGTGTTAATAAAACTTCGTTGGGGCGGTAATCCTGAAGAAATGTTGGTGAAAAACCAGGTAGGATTCTTAAAACATGCGCTGGGCGAGAACGTAAAACAGTCGAGAATGCCTACCAGCCAGCGTTTCCCGCTAACCCGTATGGGAGTAGAGCAATCCATTCGCGATGTATATGCAAGGGCAAAAGAATATCAGCAAAAATGGGAAGCCTATGATGCGCTTTCTGAAGCTGAAAAGCTAAAAACTCCGGCGCCAAGAAAAGACCTCCAGCTGGATGCTATTGTTGACGAGTTTAACGAAAAATCGTTTATGGTTTGTCATACTTATGTTCAGAGCGAGACGAACATGATTATGAAGCTGGCACAGGAATTTGACATAAGACCACACACTTTAATTCATAATACGGAGGGATATAAAGTAGCTGATAAAATGGCGGAAGCCGGGGCTGCGGGTAGTGTTTTTTCTGACTGGTGGAATTATAAGTATGAAGTAATTGATGCCATTGCTTATAACGCAGCAATACAATCGAATGAAGGTGTTTTGGTTTGTATAAACTCCGACGATGCGGAAATGGGAAGACGCCTGAATCAGGAAGCAGGGAAAATTGTAAAATACGGTGGGCTTTCTGAAATTGAAGCATTAAAACTGGTTACTTTAAATCCGGCTAAAATCCTTCATCTTGATGACAGAATGGGGAGTATTAAGGTTGGTAAGGATGCTGATTTGGTGCTTTGGACTGATCATCCGCTTTCGGTTTACGCAATGCCCTCAAAAACATTTGTTGACGGCACAGTATATTATGACAAGGAAAAAGACAAAGAGATGTACAATTCCATTCAGGAAGAGCGTTCACGGATAATCAATAAAATTCTTGCCGAAGGAGGTGGAGGTAAAAAGGGGCTGGGAGGAAGTCGTCCGCCGATGCGTGTAAACGATCAGTTTATATACGACGATGAGGATATTACAGATTATACCATTGATGAATAA
- a CDS encoding head GIN domain-containing protein, producing the protein MKTKIFILTFLFVTTLFINPLFAEDEERDVSSFSEISLRVPGKLYLEQGKTQSVEIVAKSSTMEEIVTEVNGRRLTIRFKNKNYLFKSFNPGKIEIYITVPEIDALAVSGSGDIIAEDEIKTRILDLAVSGSGDINLAELDTERVKASISGSGDIVIGSGGVADDLSVSISGSGDIKAEDFEAEDVVVRIAGSGNCSVTSNGSLKARVAGSGSVYYHGSPSIDSSVAGSGRVKKM; encoded by the coding sequence ATGAAAACAAAAATCTTTATCCTCACTTTTCTTTTTGTAACTACTTTGTTTATCAATCCCTTATTTGCTGAAGACGAAGAGCGTGATGTGTCTTCTTTTTCAGAAATCTCATTGCGTGTTCCCGGGAAATTGTATCTGGAACAAGGGAAAACACAAAGTGTTGAAATTGTTGCCAAGTCATCAACAATGGAAGAAATTGTTACAGAGGTAAATGGAAGAAGACTTACCATTCGGTTTAAAAACAAAAATTATTTGTTCAAATCATTTAATCCGGGTAAAATAGAAATTTATATAACAGTTCCGGAGATTGACGCGCTTGCAGTATCCGGTTCGGGAGATATTATTGCTGAAGATGAAATTAAAACACGTATCCTGGATTTGGCCGTTAGTGGCAGCGGTGATATAAATTTGGCTGAATTGGATACAGAACGGGTAAAAGCTTCAATTTCCGGTTCAGGCGATATTGTTATCGGAAGTGGGGGAGTTGCTGACGATTTATCAGTTTCTATTTCCGGCTCCGGCGATATAAAAGCCGAAGACTTTGAAGCCGAAGATGTTGTTGTGCGAATAGCCGGTTCAGGAAATTGTTCGGTCACTTCCAACGGCTCTTTAAAAGCAAGAGTTGCCGGTTCCGGGAGTGTATATTATCACGGCAGTCCAAGTATCGATTCATCTGTTGCCGGTTCCGGCAGAGTGAAAAAGATGTAA
- a CDS encoding acyl-CoA thioesterase — translation MKNEHIIPVQIRFNDIDLMGHVYNAKYQEFFDLARIKYFEEVLGNLISWTHKGLIIASVKTDYLQSTFLEDKIEVVSHVSSLGEKSLAMTQKVFKNGQTEPVAIGKTIMVCFDMKKRISEVIPQEWREKLIDYEPDLNINQSVRKL, via the coding sequence ATGAAAAACGAACATATAATACCGGTACAAATCAGGTTTAACGATATTGATTTAATGGGGCACGTGTACAACGCCAAATACCAGGAATTTTTTGATTTGGCCCGCATTAAATATTTTGAGGAAGTGTTGGGTAATTTAATTAGCTGGACACACAAAGGATTGATTATTGCTTCGGTAAAAACCGATTATTTGCAGTCTACCTTCCTTGAAGATAAAATAGAGGTGGTTTCGCACGTGAGTTCACTTGGCGAAAAAAGCCTGGCAATGACGCAAAAGGTTTTCAAAAACGGGCAAACAGAGCCGGTTGCAATTGGGAAAACAATTATGGTTTGTTTTGATATGAAAAAAAGAATTTCGGAAGTTATTCCGCAGGAATGGAGAGAAAAGCTTATTGATTATGAGCCGGATTTAAATATCAATCAGTCCGTCAGGAAGCTTTAA
- a CDS encoding ribosome maturation factor RimM — protein METIPKTDCTQIGFFRKTHGVHGELVLEYEPEYEISLEETDRFFVELEGLLVPFFIAENGFRFRSSKSAIIKFDWVDTENYARRLVGASVWLFNHKIVLEETEMTISMFVDFILKDEKIGEIGKITSVDDFSGNLVLNVDYNGSEVLVPFNEDFLVSVDEQKKALVLKLPDGLIDI, from the coding sequence ATGGAAACGATACCAAAGACAGATTGTACACAAATTGGTTTTTTTCGGAAAACGCACGGCGTTCACGGAGAGTTAGTTTTGGAATACGAACCAGAATATGAGATTTCGTTGGAAGAAACCGATCGTTTTTTTGTTGAACTGGAAGGGCTTTTAGTTCCTTTTTTTATTGCTGAAAATGGTTTTCGTTTTCGATCTTCAAAGTCGGCCATCATAAAATTCGATTGGGTGGATACCGAAAATTATGCCCGTCGGCTGGTTGGAGCTTCCGTCTGGCTTTTTAATCATAAAATTGTTTTGGAGGAGACTGAAATGACAATCTCGATGTTTGTTGATTTTATCTTGAAAGATGAAAAAATAGGAGAAATTGGCAAAATCACAAGCGTCGACGATTTCTCAGGAAACCTGGTTTTGAATGTTGATTATAACGGAAGCGAGGTTTTGGTCCCTTTTAATGAAGATTTTCTGGTTTCAGTTGATGAGCAGAAAAAAGCGCTGGTATTAAAGCTTCCTGACGGACTGATTGATATTTAA
- a CDS encoding 30S ribosomal protein S16 — translation MPVKMRLARHGRKRYAYYHIVVADSRAPRDGRYIERIGSYNPNTNPATIDLDFDKAYDWLVKGAQPTDTVRGILSYKGVLYKKHLMGGVKKGAFDEAEAEKRMEKWMAEKEAKIQAKVDRLAGDADAAAQKQLEAETKIKEERAAAIAARNAELAAETEAEVAEEEAEATEEAADEAAETEATATDEEAPKE, via the coding sequence ATGCCAGTAAAAATGAGATTAGCGCGGCACGGCCGCAAACGTTATGCTTACTACCACATTGTGGTAGCAGATAGCAGGGCGCCACGAGATGGCAGGTATATTGAAAGGATTGGCTCTTATAATCCCAACACTAATCCTGCTACGATAGATCTCGATTTTGACAAAGCTTACGACTGGCTTGTAAAAGGCGCACAACCTACCGACACCGTACGTGGAATTTTATCGTACAAAGGTGTACTCTACAAAAAACACCTGATGGGTGGAGTTAAAAAAGGAGCTTTTGATGAAGCGGAAGCTGAGAAACGTATGGAAAAATGGATGGCTGAAAAAGAAGCAAAAATTCAGGCTAAAGTCGACCGGTTGGCCGGCGATGCCGATGCAGCTGCCCAAAAACAACTCGAAGCTGAAACTAAAATCAAAGAAGAAAGAGCAGCTGCCATTGCTGCCAGAAATGCTGAATTAGCTGCTGAAACAGAGGCTGAAGTTGCCGAAGAGGAAGCAGAAGCTACGGAAGAAGCTGCCGACGAGGCTGCTGAAACGGAAGCAACAGCTACAGATGAAGAAGCTCCAAAAGAATAG
- the ruvC gene encoding crossover junction endodeoxyribonuclease RuvC, whose amino-acid sequence MISEPIKILGIDPGTNITGYGLVEIRNKKPEILDMGKITPKKGMVHYERIKVLHEEALKLMVALKPDVMAIEAPFYGKDIQAMLKLGRAQGVIMVAALMHNIPIHEYAPLLVKQSITGMGRASKEQVAYFLQKVYHLKELPDKMDITDAIAVAICHFIQLDRPQQKKEYKNWNDFIKKNPGRVK is encoded by the coding sequence ATGATTTCAGAACCGATAAAAATATTAGGAATAGACCCCGGAACCAATATCACCGGTTATGGTTTGGTTGAAATACGCAACAAAAAACCGGAGATCCTGGACATGGGAAAAATAACACCAAAAAAAGGGATGGTTCACTATGAGCGGATAAAGGTGTTACATGAAGAAGCGTTAAAACTGATGGTAGCGCTAAAGCCGGATGTGATGGCCATTGAAGCGCCTTTTTACGGGAAAGACATTCAGGCAATGCTAAAACTGGGGCGTGCGCAGGGAGTAATTATGGTTGCTGCACTAATGCACAATATTCCGATTCATGAATACGCGCCGTTGCTGGTAAAACAATCCATTACCGGAATGGGACGCGCATCCAAAGAGCAGGTGGCCTATTTTCTGCAAAAGGTGTATCATTTAAAAGAACTGCCCGACAAAATGGACATTACAGATGCCATTGCTGTTGCCATTTGTCATTTTATTCAATTGGACAGGCCACAGCAAAAAAAAGAATACAAAAACTGGAACGATTTTATTAAAAAAAATCCGGGTAGGGTGAAATAG
- a CDS encoding DMT family transporter — MKSIEKAYLFAGLSVFFWSTVATSFKLALRGYDFIQLVFYISAVSVLFLFVFIVVQGKLNLIFKQSRKKWLTSMGMGALNPLIYYLVLFKAYSLLPAQIAQPINMVWPIVLALLSVPFLKQKIGWVSFAALFISFTGVVFISSQGGIEGFKQVNVTGVILALITSVLWAIYWILNVRDKRDEVVKLFLNYFFGLLYLTVAVVLFSDFEMELNPSFWAAVYSGIFEVGITYVLWLKAMNLTTSNAKIGNLVFLAPFISLIFIHFILKEIIYITTFIGLVFIVAGIFVQQLDKTNQKFS; from the coding sequence ATGAAATCAATTGAGAAAGCCTATTTATTTGCCGGCTTGTCCGTATTTTTTTGGTCAACGGTTGCCACATCTTTTAAACTGGCCTTACGCGGATACGATTTTATCCAGCTTGTTTTTTATATTTCTGCAGTGTCTGTATTGTTTCTTTTCGTTTTTATTGTCGTTCAGGGGAAATTAAATCTCATTTTTAAACAATCACGGAAAAAGTGGCTAACGTCCATGGGTATGGGTGCATTAAATCCATTGATTTATTATTTGGTTTTATTTAAAGCTTATTCCCTTTTGCCGGCACAAATTGCGCAACCCATAAATATGGTTTGGCCCATTGTTTTGGCGCTGCTTTCGGTTCCCTTTTTAAAACAGAAAATCGGGTGGGTAAGTTTTGCTGCACTTTTTATAAGTTTTACCGGAGTAGTTTTTATTTCGTCGCAGGGCGGTATTGAAGGGTTCAAACAGGTTAATGTTACGGGTGTAATTCTGGCTCTGATTACTTCTGTGCTTTGGGCTATCTACTGGATCTTAAATGTTCGCGATAAACGCGATGAAGTGGTCAAGCTTTTTTTAAACTATTTTTTCGGTTTATTGTATCTTACCGTTGCCGTGGTACTTTTCTCTGATTTTGAGATGGAACTCAACCCAAGTTTTTGGGCGGCAGTTTACTCCGGAATTTTTGAAGTAGGAATCACCTATGTGTTGTGGTTAAAGGCTATGAACCTTACCACCAGCAATGCAAAAATTGGAAACCTGGTTTTTTTGGCACCCTTCATTTCACTTATTTTTATTCACTTTATTTTGAAGGAAATCATTTACATCACTACTTTTATTGGCTTGGTTTTTATTGTTGCGGGCATTTTTGTGCAGCAACTCGACAAAACAAATCAAAAATTTTCATGA